The following coding sequences lie in one Desulfitibacter alkalitolerans DSM 16504 genomic window:
- a CDS encoding HAD family hydrolase, which produces MSYKGVIFDLDGTILNSTQLNVDSFQYACEIHLGKRIDEKKLLKMYGKPLLEQMNYFCPEKAEDLIAAYREFSQKYHDEVIALFPGVEELLEQLKTNGLIIALVTSKSKAAGKQNLEFFNIEHYFEHLIFLEDVEKHKPHPDPYEKMIKLMGLKPSEIISIGDSPFDIMGSKRAGLTTVLVGWTTFKTEDFINCQPDYIVNDFKTFSKMLI; this is translated from the coding sequence ATGTCATATAAAGGTGTAATTTTTGACCTTGATGGAACTATTTTAAATTCCACCCAATTAAATGTTGATTCCTTTCAGTATGCTTGCGAGATCCATCTTGGCAAAAGGATCGATGAAAAAAAGCTTTTAAAAATGTATGGTAAACCTCTTTTAGAGCAGATGAATTATTTTTGCCCTGAAAAAGCTGAGGATTTAATTGCTGCTTATAGAGAGTTCTCTCAGAAATATCATGATGAAGTCATTGCCCTTTTTCCCGGTGTTGAGGAGCTCCTTGAACAGCTAAAAACCAACGGGCTAATTATTGCCCTTGTGACTTCTAAATCCAAAGCTGCGGGAAAACAAAATCTTGAGTTTTTCAACATTGAACACTATTTTGAACATCTAATCTTCTTAGAGGATGTTGAAAAACATAAACCCCATCCAGATCCCTATGAAAAAATGATAAAACTAATGGGATTAAAACCTTCAGAAATTATTTCCATTGGCGACAGCCCCTTTGACATAATGGGAAGCAAAAGGGCTGGATTGACCACTGTACTTGTTGGTTGGACTACATTTAAAACTGAAGACTTCATAAATTGCCAGCCAGACTATATAGTAAATGACTTTAAAACATTTTCAAAAATGCTTATTTAA
- a CDS encoding P-II family nitrogen regulator: MKKIDSIIRPSKIEDVKEKLNNIGVTGMTVSQVLGYGMQKGHKQVYRGNEYNVNLLPKVMISIIVADDMVDKAVDSIIEGARTGEIGDGKIFIYNVEEAIRIRTGEKGQEAL; this comes from the coding sequence ATGAAAAAGATTGATAGCATAATTAGACCTTCTAAAATTGAAGATGTCAAAGAGAAACTAAATAACATTGGTGTTACTGGCATGACTGTTAGTCAGGTTCTTGGCTACGGAATGCAAAAGGGACATAAACAGGTTTACAGGGGAAACGAATACAATGTAAATCTTTTACCTAAGGTGATGATATCTATTATTGTTGCAGATGACATGGTAGATAAAGCTGTAGACAGCATCATAGAGGGAGCTAGAACAGGAGAAATTGGTGACGGGAAAATATTTATCTATAATGTGGAAGAAGCTATACGAATTAGAACTGGAGAAAAAGGTCAGGAAGCATTATAA